In the genome of Desmodus rotundus isolate HL8 unplaced genomic scaffold, HLdesRot8A.1 manual_scaffold_233, whole genome shotgun sequence, the window CCAGGTTCAGGTGCACCACCCTCCTTGGTCCCTGCTGCTTGGCGGGGACATCAGGGGTCCTCCgtaggcctggggctggggcccagagatCCCTGCTGTCTGCCCCCCAGCCATGCATGTATAAAGCGAAGCACCTCCTCCTACTGGGGGGGTGAAGGTGCTGCCAGTGCCCTTAGGGTCTGCTCAGAGGGGAACCTCCCGTTCCAAAGAGGCCTGGACTGAGAGTGCGGGTGTCTGTTATCTGACCTGAAGTTGCTACTGCTGGACTTGGGACAAGCAGATGGACTACGAATGGATCAGAGGGAGCCCGTGGACAGGAGAGGACCTGGGCTAGGAGCTCGCTGGGCTCTGGGAAGAACAGGCTGGTTTGGGTCAGCACGTAGCCCTCTGCAGGAAAGGGCTGGCCAGGCGCCTCGGGGCTTGAACTTGGAGATACCTGagctcccctcccatctccatcCTCAGCCAGCGTGTGTGACACGCCTGCGCTCTTTCCCAATTTAACATGGGGAGGCTGGGCTACAGCAGCCTTCTTCCTCTCACTCACTCATGcgttcactcattcactcattcgctcatgcattcactcattcacgtgttcattcactcattcgctCATTCACacgttcattcactcatttgctcatgcatgcattcactcattcactcgcATTCACTCATTcgctcattcatgcattcactcaatcactcatgcattcactcattcatgcattcatagCCTTTATCAGATGCACTGCTTCTCAAGAGCGGTGCCGAGGGGCAGCAGCAGAGCCACCTGGGAACTGGTTGGGAGGCAAGCGCTCCCTGACTCGGTGTGTGCGCTTGCGGGTCCCCTACTGGGTGGGTTGGACCTGACAGCCCCCTGGTCCCCTCTGTGGAGCCCGTCAATGCCTGCTCTCTCTTGAGAGTTCTCCAggggtgtgtttgtgttttattccTAGACAAACGTGCACACAcacttctctccccttcccaaccAGCGGCGGTTTACTATTTGCTGTAttttcacctgtttttttttctgctaaaCAACGTGGCTTAGAGACTCTGGTTTCCCATCGTTTCGAGAAcagccttcccttcccccaacccttcTTCCTTTTAACACACAGCCCACGCTTTCACCACCTCTCCCTGGTGGTCCACCCAGGGCCTACTCCCCATCCCGCCGCCCCTACCCCTTGCTCCCCCAACCAGAATGAATGGGTTTATTATTGCCCCAAGGAATTAGGAATTTATTATACATCGGGGCCACCGGCTGAGACTGAAGGAAGCCACAGGCTTTAGAGAGAGAGTCGCGCCCACGTTGGCCAGGGTGACTTCATGGCCACCAGGCTCgtcctttattcccctcagtgTGCTTCCCGGCCAGAGCGCAAGGGGCGAAGGTtgccccctgcctgccctggccccccTTCCAGACTGGAGGCCCCGGTAGGAGGGCAGAGCACCAGCACCTGACCCTCCtacggggggcggggtggggcggggtggggcagggtggaaggATGCCGGTGGGGGTAGGTCATGTGGTCTGGGCTTGGTGTACCCGCTAACCACCTGGCCTGTGTGTCTGCAGAACCCAAACTTGGGCAGGGGCCATACTGCCAGCACCACGACGACCGAGCAtgggctggggctgtggggtcaCCGAGGCAGGCCAAGCACTGTCCCTGGTCACCTGGAGATAAGGTCCATGGTGCCCAGTCCATCACAGCAGGAGGGCAGGCTCAGGGCCTGGCCAGCAGCTTCTGACGCTTCCCGGTGGGCCTGGAAGAGCCAGTGCacgttgggtggggtggggtgtgagggCGGGTCAGCGAGGAGGTAAGGGACTttgggaggggggagtggtgggcagTGAGCAGTGCAGGGACCCATCTCTTCCCAGTCGGTGCCGTCCCCGACCTCCTAGCATCTCAGTTAGGCGCTCTGTCCTCCCCCGGGTCCAGCCCTGAAAGGCCCCTTGAATCTGTtcactctgcccctcctccaccctgccaccGAGATGTTGGGCCCTGACCTTGGAGTGACCTCCCAACTGGCCGCACCTGCTCTGTCCCCAAGCTCCTGCCCAGCCGCATTGGTTCATGTAACCCTCCACGTCAGGTGACCATGGCACGCCCCGTGTCACCTCAGCTGGggctccccactgcccagagggcagcctccccactctgccccctgGCAAGCTTGCCCTGTGCCTGCCTCTAAGCACACCAGCCTCTGAGCACACCAGGCTTCTTTCTCTACCAGCGCCCCCAGCAGCCAGTGCCACCGTGGGGCCTCTTACTTGCCCTTGCCAGCCTGGACTCTCATCCCCAGGGCTTGGCCGGCTGGCTCCTCACCATGCAGAGCTCACCCCAAATCCGCATCCTCAGAgaggcagccccccaccccgcccgtcTATGGCCCAGTCCTTGCCACCTCTGGCTCCTTTGTCTTATCTGCTCTTCCTGGCCCCTGAGCGGCAGCCCCGGGGCTCCGGCCGGGCTGGCTCACTGTGCACCCACTGAGCCCAGGCGAGAGCCCGGCACGAGCGGGTCCCCCACGGGTACTGCTAGAAAGAATGACTGGCCCCTCCTTGGGCCAGAGGGCTGGGACATCTCTGGGCAGATGGAGGGGGCCTGTCCTCAGCAAGTGGAGTCCTACAAGCTGGCTCCCCTAGTGTTCCAGGCACCCCACCCCGcagccacctccccagccccccgcccctgccccacaACAGCTTCTGGATTGTTCCCTGCTTGTCATGCCTGAGGAGAGAGGCTGGAAGGGGCTGCCCAGGTCTGGGAGTGACCCTTCTCAGTGGTGGGGCAGggcccaccctccctccatctcctggGGCTCTGACCTTGAGCACTGGGGCGTTATGCGACCTTGGCCAGAAGAACTGTAGCCAGCAGCATCCCTGTGGTCAAGGCCGGGCAGCCGCCAGGCAGGAGGGTGGGCCCTAAGGAAGGAAAGGTGGAGGACCCAGTGAGTGAGGGAAGTGGGGGTATGTCACTCACCCCCATTCCTCGAGGGTGGGCGAGGCGCCCAGGACTGCCCCTGCGAGCCCCCGAGATCATGTCTCAGCACCCCTCTGTTCCCCTGCCGCAGCACACAGGCCCCACTTTGGTCCAGCTCCCAGGTGACCTTTGCCCCTGAGGTGgatcagggtggggagggggtgggagtagGGAGGGTGGCAGAAAATGACTCCAGGAAGGGCCCCCTCAAGTGACCACGTGGGAGCACAGGCTCCATGGGACCAGGAGCCTGGAGGGGGTGTCACCCCAAAAGACCTGTCCCCAGGAGCAGaccacccagcctctggccctCAGTCTGTGGTAAACGTGCTCAGGCCCACCTGTTCTCCCTCCTGCACTGGTGCCAGGTGTTGAGAGCGTGTCAGGGACTCGCCATGTTCCTAGAAaccagggacagggagagagtaGGCAGCCCCTGAAGCTGGCAGGAGCGCCCTGTCCCCAGTGGTGCAGGCACCCCCACCTGCAGCCACCCACTGGTGGACTGGGGGGCAGGCGGAGGGCAGCGCCTCACCTGTGTGGGGTGTGGGTGATGGGGTGCTGGGGCCCCCGCTGCCAGCCTCGGGCGTGAGCGTGGGCAGCAGGGTGCTGAGGGTCCCGTCGTTGGCCTCAGGCATGATGCCCAGCAGCCTGCATAGCAGCTCATACACGTGGACGCTCTCGAAGGGCTCCACCTCCAGGCCCTTCCTGAAGCTGGGGCCCGTGGCCCGGAAGATGGTCTTCATGTCCATGACCCCGTTGTCGAAGCCGTGCTCCCCCTCGTTGAACTGCACGTTCACTCTCTGCgggggcagcaggggtggggcgtCCGAGTGCGCAGGTGGGCTCCGCCCACCCGCCCGCTCCTTTCAGCAATACCCCTGCGGCAGGGCAGAAGCTTCCCGAAGGGGTgcgcatgggggtggggggcatggttgGGGCATGGCAGGGACTCTGAGCCTCAGGTCCCCTGCATTTTGAGCCTCAACAGATCAGTGGCCCAAGAGAGCCCCTGCGAAGACTTGGGGACATGACTGGGGGATCCAGTCAACTGGTGGGGGGGTTGCCACCCCCAGGCAGTGGCCCAGGCCCCCCAGTGACCGCCTGCCTCCTCAGCACTTTCTCCTTAGGTCCCCTCTCCCGTCTTGGCTCCCCTTCAGCACCCCCTGGGCCCTCTGCCGGTGGGGCACCGCCCTGTCACTCTTGTGGCTGATCTTCTCATACTCCCcctacaggcacacacacacataagcacacacacacacacacttccagtGCATAGCGGTGACCGTATCCCTTTGGTGGTGAGTGCCCCTCGAATCGGGGGCTGGCCAGAAACAGGGGTGCCTTTTAGAGGGGTGAAGGGAGACCCAGCAGCCCCGTGCAGCCAGCTCACCCCGTGGATGACGTAACCGGGGTCGCTGTACATGAGCAGGGGCGTGATCCTGGGGTTGTTGGCGTAGTGGAAGGACTCAGGGAAGGACTCCTTCTTGTAGACGTGGAGTTTGGGGTGGGCGTCCTTGAGGGCCTCGTAgaccctctccagcctcccctccttGGGGAGCAGCATCCCGTTGGGGCCGTAGTCCAGCAGCTCGAACTCGATGTCTGTGAAGGTGAAGTTGGGGAACTTGTGGAACTCCACCAGGTCGTCCGCCTGCTTGTTGACGGTGCTCATGCCGTGGTCGGACGTGACGATGAGGTTGAGGCTGCTCTCCAGGCCGCTGCGCCGGATGCTGTCGCGGAGGTAGCCCACCGTCCTATCCACCTGCGCCACCATGTCCTTCCGCTGCTGGGAGGCGGGGCCGTACTTGTGGCCCGTGGAGTCCGGCTCCCCGAAGTAGAGCGTGACCAGGTCCAGGCCCTCCTCGGTGAACCACCGCATCACGGTGTCGATGTTGGCTCTCCACTCCGTCTCGTTTTTGTAGTCGTGCAGCGCGTCTTCCTTCCGGCTCAGCGTCACCGCCTCGCCTTGGTAGGTGACGTTCCCGCCGGGGTAGAAGAAGGAGCCGGTCTGTAAGCCCTGCCGGGGAAGGCGGCGTTGACACTCACACTGCGGGCCTGCTCCTGTTTGGCCTGGGATGGCCGACACACGGCCCCTCCGGCCTGGCTTCTGTCTGCCCCCTGACCTGTCCCTGCTCCTGACCACCaccagcctttttattttttattattactattattttaaagagattttat includes:
- the ENPP7 gene encoding ectonucleotide pyrophosphatase/phosphodiesterase family member 7 yields the protein MRPSAALLAMALAALLAPGAGLPIGRRGPRHKLLLVSFDGFRWDYDQDVHTPHLDDMARDGVKARYMTPAFVTMTSPCHFTLVTGKYIENHGVVHNMFYNTTSKVKLPYHATLGIQRWWDNGSVPIWITAQRQGLQTGSFFYPGGNVTYQGEAVTLSRKEDALHDYKNETEWRANIDTVMRWFTEEGLDLVTLYFGEPDSTGHKYGPASQQRKDMVAQVDRTVGYLRDSIRRSGLESSLNLIVTSDHGMSTVNKQADDLVEFHKFPNFTFTDIEFELLDYGPNGMLLPKEGRLERVYEALKDAHPKLHVYKKESFPESFHYANNPRITPLLMYSDPGYVIHGRVNVQFNEGEHGFDNGVMDMKTIFRATGPSFRKGLEVEPFESVHVYELLCRLLGIMPEANDGTLSTLLPTLTPEAGSGGPSTPSPTPHTGTWRVPDTLSTPGTSAGGRTGPTLLPGGCPALTTGMLLATVLLAKVA